From Solibacillus sp. FSL W7-1464:
TTCCGTATCTTCAGCTTCTATCTGATTTTGTGAGCCTTCTCGATTTACTGTAAATGGATATTCCCCCTGTATTGGGTGGCCATCCACACCAATAATCTTCCACTCCACTGTATATATACCATTGTCTAACGGTGTCATAAATCCCCCTGTCATTCCATTATTGCTTACTAACACGTTAATACCTATTTCCTCATTTTCCTTATTAATGACTTTTACCGTACCAGATTCAATTTCTGTATTAAATTCTAATTTAACTTCATAGATGTCCTCAGTTATTACTTCACCATCAGAAGGCGATGATTTAGTTAAACCAGTATGTGCATAGACACTCGCTGATAATGTAAATATAAAAATTAGTGTCGAAAAAATTATTCTCTTCAATTC
This genomic window contains:
- a CDS encoding copper resistance CopC family protein produces the protein MEGKIELKRIIFSTLIFIFTLSASVYAHTGLTKSSPSDGEVITEDIYEVKLEFNTEIESGTVKVINKENEEIGINVLVSNNGMTGGFMTPLDNGIYTVEWKIIGVDGHPIQGEYPFTVNREGSQNQIEAEDTEEPSDIPGEEIEEKKIELPIESSTKLASNDILVVILVVLFTIAGGFFGWIIGRGQNK